The following are encoded in a window of Methanomassiliicoccus sp. genomic DNA:
- a CDS encoding ATP-binding protein yields MKRPVRQVAVLSGKGGTGKTTVTASLACYAGRPIVADCDVDASNLSLLLQGTPRSRHPFIGGLKADIDPARCTSCGKCEDHCRFRAIRSMKVDHMACEGCGVCQLVCPEGAAVLHETVSGEIFVRDTSHGTVVDAEMMPGEPNSGKLAARVRTLAMEEAKIQDSPLVLIDGPPGTGCPAISSVIGVDLALIVTEPTRSGGHDLGRVIDLASHFNTPCAVIINKHDLNPDLTIEIIHECQRRGVQIMGLLPFDEQAGEAIISGLPLPESAPDSPAEMAVRAVWEKVLAFLEGIPDGPSITVR; encoded by the coding sequence ATGAAAAGGCCTGTGCGGCAGGTGGCGGTCCTCAGCGGGAAGGGGGGCACTGGAAAGACGACGGTGACGGCCAGTCTCGCCTGCTATGCCGGTCGGCCGATAGTGGCGGACTGCGATGTGGATGCCTCCAACCTCTCCCTGCTGCTTCAGGGGACGCCCCGCTCCAGGCATCCCTTCATCGGCGGCCTGAAGGCTGATATCGATCCCGCCAGGTGCACCTCCTGTGGTAAATGTGAGGACCACTGTCGTTTCAGGGCGATAAGGTCCATGAAGGTGGACCATATGGCATGCGAGGGCTGCGGGGTTTGCCAGCTGGTCTGCCCCGAGGGGGCGGCTGTTCTCCATGAGACTGTAAGCGGGGAGATCTTCGTCCGGGACACCTCCCATGGCACGGTGGTGGATGCGGAAATGATGCCTGGAGAACCGAACTCCGGAAAGCTAGCAGCCAGGGTAAGAACTCTGGCCATGGAAGAAGCGAAGATCCAAGACTCGCCGCTGGTGTTGATCGATGGCCCTCCCGGAACTGGTTGTCCGGCCATCTCCAGCGTCATCGGCGTCGACCTGGCCCTCATCGTCACCGAGCCGACCCGCTCAGGCGGCCATGACCTTGGTCGGGTCATCGATCTAGCCTCCCACTTCAACACTCCCTGTGCGGTGATCATCAACAAGCATGACCTCAACCCCGACCTGACCATAGAGATCATCCATGAGTGCCAAAGGAGGGGCGTACAGATCATGGGTCTGTTGCCCTTCGATGAGCAGGCCGGTGAGGCGATCATCAGCGGCCTGCCCCTTCCCGAGAGCGCCCCTGATTCACCTGCGGAGATGGCCGTAAGGGCTGTCTGGGAAAAGGTATTGGCTTTCCTGGAGGGCATCCCTGACGGGCCGTCTATCACCGTGCGGTGA
- a CDS encoding ATP-binding protein: MKIAVASGKGGTGKTTIAVNLALAIEGDVQLLDCDVEGPNAHLFLRPCIESVRPVGISTPRIDADRCLGCGKCSDACHFNALLRIRKKIKIIQNLCHGCEACQLVCPTGALALEPRRIGSISEGMAGPIPIAFGELDIGQSLSVPVIRELKALVRGHAHTVIDCPPGTSCPVVEAVQGCDRCLMVTEPTPFGLHDLKILAKVLGRMGVPMGAIVNRDNGTYEPLEEFCRSSGIPVLMRIPFDRRIAELYSRGEVLVDTYPGFRERMVGLFNQVRA, translated from the coding sequence TTGAAAATTGCGGTGGCTAGCGGTAAGGGAGGGACCGGAAAAACGACCATCGCGGTCAACCTGGCCCTAGCCATCGAAGGCGATGTCCAATTGCTGGACTGTGATGTGGAAGGACCAAACGCGCATCTCTTCCTCCGGCCCTGCATCGAGAGCGTTCGTCCAGTCGGGATATCCACCCCCCGGATCGACGCCGATAGGTGTCTTGGCTGCGGCAAATGCTCTGATGCCTGCCACTTTAACGCTCTGCTGAGAATAAGGAAGAAAATCAAAATCATTCAAAACCTCTGTCATGGTTGTGAGGCTTGCCAGCTTGTTTGCCCCACCGGGGCCCTCGCTCTGGAGCCCCGGAGGATCGGCTCCATCAGCGAGGGCATGGCAGGCCCCATCCCTATCGCCTTTGGCGAACTGGATATAGGGCAATCTCTGAGCGTGCCGGTCATCCGTGAGCTCAAGGCTCTGGTCAGGGGGCACGCTCATACCGTGATCGATTGCCCCCCGGGCACGTCGTGTCCAGTGGTGGAGGCGGTCCAGGGATGCGATAGGTGCCTCATGGTCACTGAGCCCACACCCTTCGGCCTTCATGATTTGAAGATACTGGCCAAGGTCCTCGGCAGGATGGGCGTCCCCATGGGAGCGATCGTCAATCGGGACAACGGTACCTATGAGCCTTTGGAGGAGTTCTGCCGATCCTCTGGCATACCCGTCCTTATGCGCATACCCTTCGATCGTCGGATCGCAGAGCTGTACTCTAGGGGTGAGGTCTTGGTCGACACCTACCCTGGGTTCCGGGAACGGATGGTCGGACTGTTCAATCAGGTGAGAGCATGA
- a CDS encoding NifB/NifX family molybdenum-iron cluster-binding protein, with product MKVSVPVMGQKGLDEIVGGHFGKSPGYVIYDTDTKSAVTISNTSEHLGGTGLPPELLAKNGVNVVVCSNLGPKAVDMLASFGIDVFVGARGTVRGALESWQRGELEAANKDNACKEHGH from the coding sequence TTGAAAGTATCAGTACCGGTTATGGGCCAAAAGGGATTGGATGAGATCGTCGGCGGGCACTTCGGCAAGTCTCCTGGCTATGTTATCTATGACACGGATACAAAGAGCGCCGTTACCATCAGTAACACCAGTGAGCATCTGGGAGGGACCGGATTGCCCCCTGAGCTGCTGGCTAAGAACGGGGTCAATGTAGTCGTGTGCTCTAACTTGGGCCCCAAGGCTGTTGACATGCTCGCCTCATTCGGCATAGATGTATTTGTCGGCGCCCGTGGCACTGTCAGAGGCGCGCTGGAATCGTGGCAGAGAGGAGAGCTTGAGGCGGCTAACAAGGACAATGCCTGCAAGGAACACGGGCACTAG
- a CDS encoding ABC transporter permease translates to MRIEGNRITVRERAQVRPSHDGGEALAIDDAIARNVAHFTSKTSRVQKWTYRAIVGLVGLAIILLAWQAVSMWVYEVKGVVYPSPLDTASRLIYLLEGSKLYDHTILEHVSSSIMRWATGYLLAVASGIVIGMLMGANPVLNSIGMTPMTVLQLIPGLAWIPIALLLFGLGETSTVFMIYMTVLPAVAISTASGIRGTPPIYRRAASSLGTSNLGMFFRVLLPAASLHILNGLRIGLANGWRVLIAAEMVVGIGLGLGYVLVQARWSLDYEAAFVSILLICGIGLFIEKILFSVAERRVRDRLGLGAE, encoded by the coding sequence ATGAGGATCGAAGGGAATCGTATCACGGTAAGAGAAAGGGCCCAGGTCAGGCCGTCGCACGATGGCGGCGAGGCCTTGGCCATCGATGATGCGATCGCGCGCAATGTGGCCCATTTCACATCCAAGACCAGCCGGGTCCAGAAGTGGACCTACAGGGCTATCGTGGGGCTGGTGGGCCTTGCCATCATCCTCCTGGCCTGGCAGGCGGTCTCGATGTGGGTCTATGAGGTCAAAGGAGTTGTTTACCCTTCCCCCCTGGACACCGCCTCGAGGCTGATCTATCTGCTGGAGGGGTCCAAGCTTTACGACCACACCATCCTCGAGCATGTTTCGAGCAGCATCATGAGATGGGCTACCGGGTACCTATTGGCCGTGGCCTCGGGCATAGTGATTGGCATGCTCATGGGAGCGAACCCGGTGCTCAATAGCATCGGGATGACCCCCATGACCGTCCTGCAGCTGATCCCCGGTTTGGCATGGATTCCTATCGCCCTGCTCTTGTTCGGGCTAGGAGAGACCTCGACGGTGTTCATGATCTACATGACCGTGCTGCCGGCAGTGGCCATTAGCACCGCCTCCGGGATCAGGGGGACGCCCCCCATCTACCGCCGGGCCGCCAGCAGCCTAGGCACGAGTAATCTGGGTATGTTTTTCCGGGTATTGCTGCCGGCAGCCTCGCTGCACATTCTGAACGGCCTGCGCATCGGACTGGCCAACGGATGGCGGGTGCTGATAGCTGCCGAGATGGTCGTGGGCATCGGGCTCGGTCTGGGCTATGTGCTCGTCCAAGCCAGATGGTCCCTGGACTATGAGGCCGCGTTCGTCTCCATCCTCCTGATCTGCGGGATCGGTCTGTTCATCGAGAAGATACTTTTCAGCGTAGCCGAACGACGGGTCCGCGACCGCCTGGGCCTGGGGGCCGAGTGA
- a CDS encoding ABC transporter ATP-binding protein, giving the protein MRLQFENVSKAFIEDSGKGLLALRNVDLSVEDGEFLCIVGPSGCGKSTLLNLAAGFQRPSRGRVTLGGEEVAGPHPRIGMVFQEQSLFPWLSVLDNVAFGLRSARLPKREARERAREMLKKVDLERFEKTRPSALSGGMRQKVAIARTLVLEPDILLLDEPFGALDEQGRKHMDLELLKLWEQGGRTFMFITHNIEEAIALGGRIMLMGTNPGHIYREWRVGIPRPRDLFQEDVVGLRKEISCSLQEVLSQCGCKRTELLAPITIEGAKET; this is encoded by the coding sequence ATGCGGCTGCAGTTCGAGAACGTCTCCAAGGCGTTCATAGAGGATAGCGGCAAGGGGCTGCTTGCCCTGAGGAACGTAGACCTGTCGGTAGAGGACGGCGAGTTCCTGTGCATCGTGGGGCCGTCCGGTTGCGGCAAGTCCACCCTCCTTAACCTGGCGGCCGGTTTCCAGCGGCCGTCCCGAGGCAGGGTGACCCTTGGGGGAGAGGAGGTCGCCGGCCCTCATCCACGCATAGGGATGGTATTCCAGGAGCAGAGCCTCTTTCCCTGGTTATCGGTACTCGACAATGTGGCGTTTGGACTGCGGAGCGCTAGGCTGCCCAAGCGTGAGGCGCGGGAGCGGGCGCGGGAGATGCTGAAGAAGGTCGACCTGGAGAGGTTCGAGAAAACCCGTCCGAGCGCGCTTTCTGGAGGCATGCGGCAGAAGGTGGCCATCGCCCGCACTCTGGTCCTCGAACCTGACATACTTCTGCTGGACGAGCCCTTCGGAGCGCTGGATGAGCAGGGCCGCAAGCACATGGACCTTGAGCTGCTTAAACTCTGGGAGCAGGGCGGACGGACGTTCATGTTCATCACTCACAACATTGAGGAGGCCATCGCGCTGGGCGGCCGCATCATGCTGATGGGCACCAATCCGGGGCACATATACCGCGAGTGGAGGGTGGGAATCCCCCGGCCCAGAGATCTGTTCCAGGAGGACGTGGTAGGTCTCAGGAAGGAAATCTCCTGCTCCCTGCAGGAGGTCCTCTCCCAGTGCGGGTGCAAGCGGACCGAGCTGCTGGCACCGATAACCATCGAAGGAGCGAAGGAGACATAG
- a CDS encoding ABC transporter substrate-binding protein, whose product MKVSRSILVVVLIAVIVIAAAGTIILTSAPAKENAMELKITYSNKIDYEPLIIAQQMGFFTDEGLNVTPLIVSGGIQSAEALATGSADMGAMGDSPAVTLMSRNLGAKLVASYGGGEGQHRLVGWKDISNVSDLVGRKIGVQFGSSSQGALLRLLEANGLSSADVTQVSLSPSDMPNAVKTRQVDAIIGSEPWPTSVENTCGDDVHEIANSSGLGSNYPLVIMVTQKLIDERPATITAALKAIDRAIGYMENDSEAAIALCAGKIGLTADDEKKCLTTVDYKLGLDQTDLESLRSVGQFLVTSGKIAELPNIEGMVDRTYLQAVPA is encoded by the coding sequence ATGAAAGTGAGCAGGAGCATACTGGTGGTGGTCCTAATAGCGGTCATCGTGATCGCCGCGGCCGGAACCATCATACTGACGAGCGCCCCGGCGAAGGAGAACGCGATGGAGCTCAAGATCACCTATTCGAACAAGATCGATTACGAGCCGCTCATCATCGCCCAACAGATGGGGTTCTTCACCGATGAGGGGCTCAACGTCACCCCGCTCATTGTCAGCGGAGGCATTCAATCGGCGGAGGCCCTGGCCACCGGTTCGGCGGATATGGGAGCCATGGGCGACTCTCCCGCGGTCACCCTGATGTCCAGGAATTTGGGCGCGAAACTTGTCGCCAGCTATGGTGGCGGCGAGGGTCAGCATCGGCTGGTAGGCTGGAAGGACATAAGCAACGTCTCAGACCTGGTCGGAAGGAAGATCGGCGTGCAGTTCGGATCCAGCAGTCAGGGTGCGCTCCTCCGCCTGTTGGAGGCGAACGGTCTGAGCAGCGCGGACGTGACCCAGGTCTCTCTGAGCCCGTCAGATATGCCCAATGCGGTGAAGACCCGGCAGGTCGATGCCATAATCGGCAGCGAGCCGTGGCCGACCAGTGTCGAGAACACATGTGGGGACGACGTGCACGAGATCGCCAACTCGAGCGGCCTGGGCAGCAACTATCCGCTGGTGATCATGGTGACCCAGAAGCTCATCGATGAGAGGCCAGCGACCATCACCGCTGCCCTCAAGGCCATCGATCGAGCGATCGGGTACATGGAGAACGACAGCGAGGCGGCCATCGCCCTGTGCGCAGGGAAGATCGGGCTGACCGCGGACGATGAGAAGAAGTGCCTGACCACCGTCGACTATAAACTGGGGCTGGACCAGACAGACCTCGAAAGCCTGCGCTCAGTCGGCCAGTTCCTGGTCACGAGCGGTAAGATCGCCGAGCTACCGAATATCGAGGGCATGGTGGACCGTACCTATCTGCAGGCAGTACCGGCCTGA
- a CDS encoding uroporphyrinogen decarboxylase family protein: MISKERMEEALRLGVPDRVPVFLRDLTLGLDVIDVPTPRVCAGHFDAELSSRAVVGAQHLLGHDAVVGSIQFCGLETEMLGGQLRFPERGIPTIERPPFADPGAVDRAELPDPLTDEPLSNVVRSHALTSERIGKEVAVLGNIEGAVTKAGMLRGLEALLMDLLTDRALAERTIEFASKLGEDLAGALCSHGVNCSLFVAAASDNPDLIGPEDFSRYSLPGLRRVVEVGKDNDLPTVFHPHGIFTEPAFSPLVSECVKQGISGFQFAERNDLPLAKHTWGGETCILGGVDAFTTLLLGPEERIEAETRKYLEECGPSGFVMMCSCSLHRGIPLRNVKAMVDACRP; the protein is encoded by the coding sequence ATGATCTCCAAGGAAAGGATGGAAGAGGCCCTGCGGCTCGGCGTACCTGACCGCGTCCCGGTGTTCCTGCGCGACCTCACCCTCGGTCTTGATGTGATCGACGTCCCTACGCCGAGGGTATGCGCCGGCCATTTTGACGCCGAGCTGTCGTCCCGGGCGGTGGTGGGGGCCCAGCACCTTCTCGGACACGATGCCGTGGTCGGGAGCATCCAGTTCTGCGGTCTCGAAACGGAGATGCTCGGCGGACAGCTTCGATTCCCGGAGCGAGGCATCCCTACCATCGAGCGCCCCCCGTTCGCCGATCCGGGCGCCGTGGACCGGGCCGAGCTGCCAGACCCTCTCACCGACGAGCCGCTGTCGAATGTAGTTAGGTCCCACGCGCTCACGTCGGAGAGGATAGGGAAGGAGGTCGCCGTCCTGGGGAACATCGAGGGAGCAGTGACCAAAGCAGGGATGCTCCGTGGTCTCGAGGCCCTCCTCATGGACCTGCTGACCGACCGCGCCCTGGCTGAGCGGACGATAGAGTTCGCGTCCAAGTTAGGCGAGGACCTCGCGGGCGCGCTATGCTCGCATGGAGTGAACTGTTCGCTGTTCGTCGCCGCCGCCTCCGACAACCCGGATCTCATCGGACCTGAGGACTTCTCGAGATACTCGCTCCCCGGGTTACGGAGGGTGGTGGAGGTAGGGAAGGACAACGACCTTCCGACGGTGTTTCATCCCCACGGCATCTTCACCGAGCCGGCGTTCTCGCCCCTGGTCTCCGAGTGCGTTAAGCAGGGAATCTCTGGCTTCCAGTTCGCCGAGCGCAACGACCTGCCTTTGGCTAAGCATACATGGGGCGGCGAGACCTGCATCCTGGGAGGGGTCGACGCGTTCACGACGCTGCTCCTCGGCCCGGAAGAGAGGATAGAAGCGGAGACGAGGAAGTACCTCGAGGAGTGCGGGCCGTCCGGCTTCGTAATGATGTGCTCCTGCTCCCTGCACCGCGGCATCCCCCTCCGGAACGTGAAAGCGATGGTCGACGCCTGCCGCCCCTAA